A part of Variovorax sp. HW608 genomic DNA contains:
- a CDS encoding SDR family NAD(P)-dependent oxidoreductase, producing MTATTASSKRHALVTGAPGGIGRGICFALIEQAQRDGTGIHVTAAASRPGERLDRLVDELQSAGATAAGVAGDLTDPADGRAGRRSLRPQDGR from the coding sequence ATGACCGCGACGACCGCAAGCAGCAAGCGGCACGCACTCGTCACCGGTGCGCCCGGCGGCATCGGGCGCGGCATCTGCTTTGCACTGATCGAGCAGGCGCAGCGCGACGGCACCGGGATCCACGTGACCGCTGCGGCATCACGGCCGGGAGAAAGACTCGATCGGCTCGTCGATGAACTGCAGTCGGCGGGCGCGACCGCCGCCGGCGTCGCCGGCGACCTCACCGATCCGGCGGACGGCCGGGCCGGCCGGCGGTCGCTTAGGCCTCAAGACGGGCGATAG
- a CDS encoding NAD-dependent epimerase/dehydratase family protein, with protein MKQVLITGGGGFLAAWIARRLAARGTRLRLFDVPGAPRTASDIVLPRHASQLDWRQGDIRSADDVRAAMEGCDAVIHLAGVLTPACSANPVRGAEINLIGSLHVFDAARAQGLSKVVYASSAGVYGPAHSRHPEPATHYGAFKLAVEGAARAYWNEHRIASTGFRPFVIYGPGRETGVSAGPSLACRAAVRGIPYTIGFTGACGLVYVDDVAEAFENALFAPAEGAKVFNLVGELHTIDAVIAEIRRQVPDADLRAEGPPLTIAADVTEEGPDELLAAGRRSTLAEGIAATLTHYRSLEESA; from the coding sequence ATGAAGCAAGTGCTGATCACCGGAGGAGGCGGCTTTCTCGCCGCTTGGATCGCGCGCCGTCTCGCGGCGCGCGGAACGCGGCTGAGGCTGTTCGACGTTCCGGGCGCTCCAAGGACCGCGAGCGACATCGTCCTGCCGCGCCACGCATCGCAGCTCGATTGGAGGCAAGGCGACATCCGGAGTGCGGACGACGTGCGCGCTGCGATGGAAGGCTGCGACGCCGTGATCCATCTCGCCGGCGTGCTCACGCCGGCCTGCAGTGCGAATCCGGTGCGTGGCGCGGAGATCAACCTGATCGGCTCGCTTCACGTGTTCGACGCCGCGCGCGCGCAAGGTCTCTCGAAGGTCGTCTACGCGAGCTCGGCCGGCGTGTACGGGCCTGCGCATTCACGCCATCCGGAGCCTGCGACACACTACGGCGCGTTCAAGCTCGCGGTCGAAGGCGCGGCGCGCGCGTACTGGAACGAGCATCGCATCGCGAGCACGGGCTTCAGGCCCTTCGTGATCTACGGCCCGGGCCGCGAGACCGGCGTCAGCGCCGGCCCGAGCCTCGCGTGCCGCGCGGCCGTGCGCGGCATTCCCTACACAATCGGGTTCACGGGCGCATGCGGGCTGGTCTACGTCGACGATGTCGCGGAGGCTTTCGAAAACGCGCTCTTCGCGCCGGCCGAAGGCGCGAAGGTCTTCAACCTCGTAGGCGAGTTGCACACGATCGACGCGGTGATCGCCGAGATCCGGCGACAGGTGCCGGACGCCGACCTCCGCGCCGAAGGCCCACCGCTCACGATCGCCGCCGATGTGACCGAGGAAGGCCCGGACGAGCTGCTGGCGGCCGGCCGGCGAAGCACGCTGGCCGAAGGCATCGCCGCGACCCTCACCCATTACCGTTCGCTTGAGGAATCTGCATGA
- a CDS encoding thiolase C-terminal domain-containing protein, which translates to MNERTLRGQVAVVGIGETAYFKHGQSPDPEFKLALRAILAACADAGISAKEIDGFSSYSDDRSDAVRLATALGLPRLRTSLMQWGGGGGGCCAAVANGAAAIATGQADCVVVFRSLAQGQFGRFGQNTASGTISGEKSYLVPYGVIAPPQRFAMRVMRYMHEHGVRQEALRAIALASYHHAQNNPRAVMHGKPLDEERYDESRWIVEPFHLFDCCMENDGAAALVLMDAQRAKDLKQKPVYLLGAASGASARFGAHAHNSPAYASADFTTVAEDLYRMARVSPSDVGSVQSYENFTGGVVMALAEHGFFSPDEANEFLTLENLRASTGRLPLNTSGGNLAECYMHGFELVLEAVRQVRGTSSNQAARGDVALVIGGPMVAPASNLILGSQAAL; encoded by the coding sequence ACAGGTGGCCGTCGTCGGCATCGGCGAGACCGCCTATTTCAAGCATGGGCAATCGCCCGATCCGGAGTTCAAGCTGGCGTTGCGCGCGATCCTGGCCGCGTGCGCGGATGCAGGCATCAGTGCGAAGGAGATCGATGGCTTTTCCTCGTACAGCGACGATCGCAGCGATGCGGTCCGACTGGCAACCGCACTCGGACTCCCGCGGCTGAGGACCTCCCTCATGCAATGGGGCGGCGGTGGCGGCGGCTGCTGCGCCGCAGTCGCGAACGGCGCTGCCGCCATCGCAACAGGTCAGGCCGATTGCGTCGTCGTGTTCCGCTCGCTCGCGCAAGGGCAGTTCGGCCGCTTCGGCCAGAACACCGCCTCGGGAACGATCTCGGGCGAAAAGTCCTACCTGGTGCCGTACGGCGTGATCGCCCCGCCGCAGCGATTCGCCATGCGCGTCATGCGCTACATGCACGAGCACGGCGTGCGCCAGGAGGCCCTGCGCGCGATCGCGCTGGCCTCGTATCACCATGCGCAGAACAACCCGCGCGCGGTGATGCACGGGAAGCCGCTCGACGAAGAGCGCTATGACGAATCGCGCTGGATCGTCGAGCCATTCCATCTCTTCGATTGCTGCATGGAAAACGACGGGGCTGCGGCACTGGTGCTGATGGACGCCCAAAGGGCGAAAGACCTGAAGCAGAAGCCGGTGTACCTCCTGGGCGCGGCCTCCGGCGCCAGCGCCCGATTCGGCGCGCATGCCCACAACTCGCCGGCCTACGCCTCGGCGGATTTCACGACGGTGGCCGAGGATCTCTATCGGATGGCGCGCGTCTCCCCATCGGACGTGGGTTCCGTTCAAAGCTATGAGAACTTCACGGGCGGGGTCGTCATGGCCCTGGCCGAGCACGGCTTCTTCTCGCCGGACGAGGCCAATGAATTCCTGACGCTGGAGAACCTTCGCGCGTCGACGGGCCGGCTGCCCTTGAATACCAGCGGGGGCAACCTCGCGGAGTGCTACATGCACGGCTTCGAGCTGGTCCTGGAAGCGGTCAGGCAGGTGCGCGGGACCTCGTCGAACCAGGCCGCACGAGGCGACGTGGCGCTGGTGATCGGCGGGCCCATGGTGGCACCGGCCAGCAACTTGATTCTCGGGTCGCAAGCTGCCCTTTGA
- a CDS encoding Zn-ribbon domain-containing OB-fold protein: protein MNHYLPAGLPAPVAESDGVAEPFWSSLREGKLRVQRCAECGTWQFGPECICHHCHAFDPSWEEVPAEGVIYSWERVWHPVHPALKERCPYIAVLVELPQAGHVRLVGNLLGDPMQPVTIGARVSGRFEHHADAPVPYTLLQWQLD from the coding sequence GTGAACCACTACTTGCCCGCAGGACTGCCTGCTCCCGTTGCCGAGTCCGATGGCGTCGCGGAGCCCTTCTGGAGCAGTCTGCGCGAAGGGAAGCTGCGTGTGCAGCGTTGTGCGGAGTGCGGCACCTGGCAGTTCGGGCCCGAATGCATTTGCCACCACTGCCACGCGTTCGATCCGTCGTGGGAGGAGGTGCCTGCCGAGGGCGTGATCTACAGCTGGGAGCGCGTCTGGCATCCGGTCCATCCGGCATTGAAGGAGCGCTGCCCCTACATTGCGGTGCTGGTCGAATTGCCGCAGGCAGGCCACGTCCGACTGGTCGGCAACCTGCTGGGCGATCCGATGCAACCGGTCACCATCGGCGCACGCGTCTCAGGGCGCTTCGAGCATCACGCCGACGCGCCGGTGCCCTACACGCTGCTGCAGTGGCAACTCGATTGA